A window of the Lolium perenne isolate Kyuss_39 chromosome 7, Kyuss_2.0, whole genome shotgun sequence genome harbors these coding sequences:
- the LOC127318031 gene encoding 2'-deoxymugineic-acid 2'-dioxygenase — protein MELLSNAPAHATVPDRYVFPPEKRAAMQLDHDPACKVAFPVIDLHGGRALLSDNGQRRSQVASEIVAAGKEFGFFQVVNHGVGDDAVQAFRAAAAAFFALPAEEKQPYCSYDMSKRFRLATSTSYDGGETRYWRDYVKFSCYPASDDNVRSWPSKPVEFAPRLVEYCEAVQELAQTLLGLVAEGLGLDSGFFAGERSSGDTNMSINYYPPCPDPAVTMGLPAHCDRYLLTLLTQADVGGLQARYGGRWLLVCPVPGAFVVNFGHQMEFITNGLLACVEHRAVTNSSTVRMSVATHVQPTDGCLIKPAPELVDEATHPAKYREFLFSEFLEAYDAADASREDALEPFKTHHD, from the coding sequence ATGGAGCTGCTGTCCAACGCCCCGGCCCACGCTACCGTGCCAGACAGGTACGTCTTCCCGCCGGAGAAGCGCGCCGCCATGCAACTCGACCACGACCCCGCCTGCAAGGTGGCCTTCCCCGTCATCGACCTCCACGGTGGCCGCGCCCTCCTCTCTGACAATGGCCAGCGCCGCAGCCAGGTCGCGTCCGAGATCGTTGCCGCCGGCAAGGAGTTCGGCTTCTTCCAGGTAGTCAACCATGGGGTGGGGGACGATGCCGTCCAGGCGTTCCGCGCCGCCGCGGCCGCGTTCTTCGCGCTGCCGGCGGAGGAGAAGCAGCCCTACTGCTCCTACGACATGAGCAAACGCTTCCGGCTCGCCACAAGCACCTCCTACGACGGCGGCGAGACACGGTACTGGCGCGACTACGTCAAGTTCAGCTGCTACCCGGCCTCGGACGACAACGTCCGGTCCTGGCCGTCCAAGCCTGTGGAATTCGCGCCTCGCCTTGTTGAGTACTGCGAGGCGGTGCAGGAGCTGGCGCAGACGCTCCTCGGCCTCGTCGCCGAGGGGCTTGGCCTCGATTCGGGCTTCTTCGCCGGCGAGCGCAGCAGCGGCGACACCAACATGAGCATCAACTACTACCCACCGTGCCCAGACCCGGCCGTCACCATGGGCCTGCCCGCACACTGCGACCGCTACCTCCTCACTTTGCTCACCCAGGCCGATGTGGGAGGCCTTCAGGCAAGGTACGGCGGGCGGTGGCTCCTCGTCTGCCCTGTCCCCGGAGCCTTCGTCGTCAACTTTGGCCACCAGATGGAGTTCATCACCAACGGGCTGCTGGCCTGCGTCGAGCACCGTGCGGTCACCAACTCCTCTACCGTCAGGATGTCGGTGGCCACGCACGTGCAACCCACGGACGGATGCCTCATCAAGCCGGCGCCAGAGCTCGTGGACGAGGCGACGCATCCGGCCAAGTACAGGGAGTTCCTGTTCAGCGAGTTCTTGGAGGCGTACGACGCCGCAGACGCCAGCAGGGAGGACGCCCTGGAGCCCTTCAAAACCCATCACGACTAG